In the genome of Vanacampus margaritifer isolate UIUO_Vmar chromosome 1, RoL_Vmar_1.0, whole genome shotgun sequence, one region contains:
- the tnika gene encoding TRAF2 and NCK interacting kinase a isoform X3: MASDSPARSLDEIDLSALRDPAGIFELVELVGNGTYGQVYKGRHVKTGQLAAIKVMDVTGDEEEEIKAEINMLKKYSHHRNIATYYGAFVKKNPPGIDDQLWLVMEFCGAGSVTDLIKNTKGNSLKEEWTAYICREILRGLTHLHQHKVIHRDIKGQNVLLTENAEVKLVDFGVSAQLDRTVGRRNTFIGTPYWMAPEVIACDENPDATYDFKSDLWSLGITAIEMAEGAPPLCDMHPMRALFLIPRNPAPRLKSKKWSKKFQLFIESCLVKSHGQRPSTEQLLKHPFIRDLPNERQIRIQLKDHIDRTKKKRGERDETEYEYSGSEEEDEERDTGEPSSIINIPGESTLRRDFLRLQLANKERSEAQRRQQLEQQQNEEHKRLLLAERQKRIEEQKEQRRRLEEQQQRERELRKQHEREQRRRYEEMEQLRREEERRHAEREQEYIRRQLEEEQRQLEILQQQLLQEQALLLEYKRKQVEEQRQAERLQRQLQQERAYLVSLQQQQQEGRQAEKKRLYHFKDVVNPNDKPAWAKEVPQQAQVQRAHPPRSNLRHHQSFNQPPSSSSPASHGQPRAQTPRRTPSVGAQILSGHAPQIRIALDPGEPLDPGLKQEISQQVRELRAQNRSQRKRSPTAVKEDGKAPPHTEPPRNTEKEPCGAVRLRQSKPASDPRDHQKEKPPGRPLSAPNHADISDVVTKAPAQVQKLVEERSKMNRQSSPAMQPKVSNRISDPSLPPRSESFSSSGGMQAARTPPTHRPVEPQMAHLVPVKTHSSSMSGSQSLQDQTGSALSEGVGSPRPDMPRQNSDPTSDTQTPPVRSAERDRDRDRDRTAWQREEDLPPKVRESQSIPPRTTSISPALVRKNSPNGGVGLGPRTGSQLIRASNPDLRRSELSLDAMLQRTSSNSSSSSSPSSQGGSVERRGQSRQEASSSAAANREAKSKQEEGRESIRPSRPADLSALAKELRELRVEEGSRPPVKVTDYSSSSEDSESSDEDGESVGHDGTVAVSDIPRIMPAVQSSSESYGGLSEDSLGEPYGNSKDGTLVMREAEEKRRGGHAESNGFGNHGNHGNLPDLVRQSSSPTAVPTALQELGDMPEFGLAGSKASFTPFVDPRVYQTSPSDENENSAAAMFANELLRQEQARLNEARKISVVNVNPTNIRPHSDTPEIRKYKKRFNSEILCAALWGVNLLVGTENGLMLLDRSGQGKVYNLITRRRFLQMDVLEGLNVLVTISGKKNKLRVYYLSWLRNRILHNDPEVEKKQGWVTVGELEGCVHYKVVKYERIKFLVIALKNSVEIYAWAPKPYHKFMAFKSFAELQHRPQLVDLTVEEGQRLKVIYGSSVGFHVIDVDSGNPYDIYIPSHIQSQVTPHAIVVLPKTDGMEMLLCYEDEGVYVNTYGRITKDVVLQWGEMPTSVAYIHSNQIMGWGEKAIEIRSVETGHLDGVFMHKRAQRLKFLCERNDKVFFASVRSGGSSQVFFMTLNRNSMMNW, translated from the exons CTGGTCATGGAGTTCTGCGGCGCCGGCTCGGTGACGGATCTGATCAAGAACACCAAAGGCAACTCTCTGAAAGAGGAGTGGACGGCCTACATCTGCCGAGAGATCCTCAGG ggcCTGACTCATCTCCATCAGCACAAGGTCATCCACCGAGACATCAAGGGACAGAACGTCCTGCTGACAGAGAACGCCGAGGTCAAGCTAG TGGACTTTGGCGTTTCGGCCCAGCTGGACCGCACAGTGGGAAGGAGGAACACGTTTATCGGGACGCCGTATTGGATGGCGCCGGAGGTGATCGCCTGCGACGAGAACCCCGACGCAACGTACGACTTCAAG AGCGATTTATGGTCACTGGGCATCACGGCCATCGAGATGGCTGAAGGAGCTCCGC CGCTGTGCGACATGCACCCCATGAGAGCCCTCTTCCTCATCCCGCGAAATCCCGCGCCCCGCCTCAAGTCAAAGAAATG GTCCAAAAAGTTCCAGTTGTTCATCGAGAGCTGCCTGGTGAAGAGCCACGGCCAGCGGCCCAGCACGGAGCAGCTCCTCAAGCACCCGTTCATCAGGGACCTTCCCAACGAGAGGCAAATCCGCATCCAGCTCAAGGACCACATCGACCGCACCAAGAAGAAGCGAGGCGAGAGGG ACGAGACCGAGTACGAATACAGCGGCAGcgaggaagaggacgaggaAAGAGACACGGGCGAACCCAG CTCCATCATCAACATCCCCGGCGAGTCCACCCTGCGGCGCGACTTCCTGCGCCTGCAGCTGGCCAATAAGGAGCGCTCGGAGGCGCAGCGGCGGCAGCAGCTGGAGCAGCAGCAGAACGAGGAGCACAAGCGCCTCCTGCTGGCCGAGAGGCAGAAGCGCATCGAGGAGCAGAAGGAGCAGCGGCGGCGGCTGGAAGAG cagcagcagcgcgaGCGCGAGCTGAGGAAACAGCACGAAAGGGAGCAGAGGAGGCGTTACGAGGAAATGGAGCAGCTCCGTCGAGAGGAGGAACGCCGGCACGCCGAAAGAGAACAG GAGTATATCCGTAGGCAGCTGGAAGAGGAGCAGAGGCAGTTAGAGATTCTCCAGCAACAGCTTCTACAGGAACAGGCGCTACTGCTG GAGTACAAGCGCAAGCAGGTGGAAGAGCAGCGGCAGGCCGAGCGTCTGCAGAGGCAACTGCAGCAGGAGAGGGCCTACCTGGTGTCGCTGCAGCAACAGCAACAGGAGGGGCGGCAGGCGGAGAAGAAACGGCTCTACCACTTCAAAGATGTCGTTAATCCCAATGACAAGCCAGCCTGGGCTAAAGag GTGCCGCAGCAAGCGCAGGTTCAACGCGCTCACCCGCCCCGCTCGAACCTGCGCCATCACCAGTCATTCAACCAGCCACCTTCGTCCTCGTCCCCGGCCTCCCACGGCCAACCCCGAGCCCAAACCCCTAGACGCACGCCGTCCGTCGGCGCCCAGATCCTCTCCGGCCACGCCCCCCAGATCCGCATTGCGCTAGACCCCGGGGAGCCCCTCGACCCGGGGCTCAAGCAGGAGATAAGTCAGCAGGTCCGAGAGTTGAGAGCTCAGAATCGCAGTCAGAGGAAGCGCAGCCCGACCGCGGTAAAGGAAGACGGTAAGGCGCCTCCGCATACGGAGCCGCCCCGTAACACCGAGAAAGAACCTTGCGGCGCTGTGCGGCTCAGACAGTCCAAACCTGCCTCGGACCCTCGAGACCACCAGAAAGAAAAGCCCCCAGGCAGGCCCCTCTCTGCGCCCAATCACGCTGACATCTCCGATGTTGTTACTAAGGCCCCCGCGCAGGTCCAAAAACTG gtggAGGAGAGGTCTAAGATGAACAGACAAAGCTCTCCGGCAATGCAGCCCAAAGTGTCGAACCGGATCTCTGACCCTTCCCTCCCTCCCCGATCCGAGTCCTTCAGCAGCAGCGGTGGCATGCAGGCCGCCCGAACGCCACCCACCCACCGTCCCGTCGAAccccag ATGGCCCACCTCGTTCCAGTCAAGACGCACTCCAGCTCCATGTCGGGTTCTCAGTCCCTGCAGGACCAGACGGGATCCGCTCTGAGCGAGGGCGTGGGCTCCCCCAGGCCCGACATGCCCCGCCAGAACTCCGACCCGACTTCCGACACCCAAACTCCGCCGGTTCGCAGCGCTGAGCGGGACCGGGATCGCGATCGGGACAGGACGGCCTGGCAGAGAGAGGAAGACCTGCCGCCCAAGGTCCGAGAATCCCAGTCG ATCCCCCCGAGGACAACCTCCATCTCACCAGCCTTGGTCAGGAAGAACTCCCCCAATGGAGGCGTCGGTTTGGGACCTCGCACGGGGTCTCAGCTCATACGAGCAAG caACCCAGATCTGCGCCGTTCCGAGCTCTCGCTGGACGCCATGCTGCAAAGGACTTCCTCCAACTCGTCATCGTCGTCCTCGCCCTCGTCCCAGGGAGGCTCGGTCGAGAGGAGAG GTCAGAGCAGACAGGAAGCGTCATCGTCAGCCGCAGCCAATCGGGAGGCCAAATCCAAACAGGAGGAGGGCCGTGAATCAATCCGACCCAGCAGGCCCGCA GACCTCAGCGCTCTGGCTAAGGAACTGCGagagttgagggtcgaggaagGGAGCCGGCCTCCGGTTAAG GTGACGGACTACTCATCGTCCAGCGAGGATTCCGAGAGCAGCGACGAGGACGGCGAGTCGGTGGGACACGACGGCACTGTGGCCGTTAGCGACATCCCTCGCATCAT GCCAGCCGTGCAAAGCAGCAGCGAGTCATACGGAGGACTGAGCGAGGACTCCCTGGGAGAGCCCTACGGGAACTCCAAGGACGGCACGCTGGTCATGAGAGAG GCCGAGGAGAAGAGGCGAGGCGGGCACGCCGAGAGCAACGGGTTTGGGAATCACGGTAACCACGGCAACCTGCCCGACCTGGTGCGACAGAGCAGCTCACCCACCGCCGTGCCCACCGCCCTGCAGGAGCTGGGAGACATGCCCGAG TTTGGGCTGGCTGGCTCCAAAGCGTCTTTCACCCCTTTCGTGGACCCTCGCGTCTACCAAACGTCCCCAAGTGACGAAAATGAGAACTCGGCAGCCG CCATGTTCGCCAATGAGCTGCTGCGGCAGGAGCAGGCCCGACTCAACGAAGCCAGGAAGATCTCGGTGGTCAACGTGAACCCCACCAACATCCGACCGCACAGCGACACGCCCGAGATCCGCAAGTACAAGAAGCGTTTCAACTCGGAGATCCTTTGCGCCGCGCTCTGGG GTGTGAATCTGCTGGTGGGGACGGAGAACGGCCTCATGCTGCTCGACCGAAGCGGCCAGGGAAAAGTTTACAATCTGATCACCAGGCGGCGTTTTCTTCAGATGGATGTGCTGGAGGGCCTCAACGTGCTCGTCACCATATCGG GGAAAAAGAACAAGCTGCGCGTTTACTACCTGTCGTGGCTGAGGAACCGAATACTGCACAACGACCCCGAAGTGGAGAAGAAGCAAGGCTGGGTCACCGTCGGGGAGCTGGAAGGATGCGTGCATTATAAAGTCG TTAAGTACGAGAGGATCAAGTTCCTGGTGATTGCGCTGAAGAACTCGGTGGAGATCTACGCCTGGGCTCCCAAGCCCTACCACAAGTTCATGGCCTTTAAG TCGTTCGCCGAGCTGCAGCACCGCCCTCAGCTCGTCGACCTGACGGTGGAGGAAGGCCAGAGGCTAAAGGTCATCTACGGCTCGAGCGTGGGCTTCCACGTCATCGACGTCGACTCGGGCAACCCGTACGACATCTACATCCCGTCGCAC ATCCAGAGCCAGGTGACGCCGCACGCCATCGTGGTGCTGCCCAAGACGGACGGCATGGAGATGCTGCTGTGCTACGAGGACGAGGGCGTCTACGTCAACACCTACGGCAGGATCACCAAAGACGTCGTGCTGCAGTGGGGGGAGATGCCCACCTCCGTTG CCTACATCCACTCCAATCAAATCATGGGCTGGGGCGAGAAAGCCATCGAGATTCGCTCAGTGGAGACGGGCCACCTGGATGGAGTCTTCATGCACAAGCGGGCCCAGAGACTCAAGTTCCTGTGCGAGCGCAATGACAAA GTGTTCTTCGCGTCGGTGCGCTCGGGAGGCAGCAGCCAAGTGTTCTTCATGACGCTCAACAGGAACTCCATGATGAACTGGTGA
- the tnika gene encoding TRAF2 and NCK interacting kinase a isoform X1 has protein sequence MASDSPARSLDEIDLSALRDPAGIFELVELVGNGTYGQVYKGRHVKTGQLAAIKVMDVTGDEEEEIKAEINMLKKYSHHRNIATYYGAFVKKNPPGIDDQLWLVMEFCGAGSVTDLIKNTKGNSLKEEWTAYICREILRGLTHLHQHKVIHRDIKGQNVLLTENAEVKLVDFGVSAQLDRTVGRRNTFIGTPYWMAPEVIACDENPDATYDFKSDLWSLGITAIEMAEGAPPLCDMHPMRALFLIPRNPAPRLKSKKWSKKFQLFIESCLVKSHGQRPSTEQLLKHPFIRDLPNERQIRIQLKDHIDRTKKKRGERDETEYEYSGSEEEDEERDTGEPSSIINIPGESTLRRDFLRLQLANKERSEAQRRQQLEQQQNEEHKRLLLAERQKRIEEQKEQRRRLEEQQQRERELRKQHEREQRRRYEEMEQLRREEERRHAEREQEYIRRQLEEEQRQLEILQQQLLQEQALLLEYKRKQVEEQRQAERLQRQLQQERAYLVSLQQQQQEGRQAEKKRLYHFKDVVNPNDKPAWAKEVPQQAQVQRAHPPRSNLRHHQSFNQPPSSSSPASHGQPRAQTPRRTPSVGAQILSGHAPQIRIALDPGEPLDPGLKQEISQQVRELRAQNRSQRKRSPTAVKEDGKAPPHTEPPRNTEKEPCGAVRLRQSKPASDPRDHQKEKPPGRPLSAPNHADISDVVTKAPAQVQKLVEERSKMNRQSSPAMQPKVSNRISDPSLPPRSESFSSSGGMQAARTPPTHRPVEPQMAHLVPVKTHSSSMSGSQSLQDQTGSALSEGVGSPRPDMPRQNSDPTSDTQTPPVRSAERDRDRDRDRTAWQREEDLPPKVRESQSIPPRTTSISPALVRKNSPNGGVGLGPRTGSQLIRASNPDLRRSELSLDAMLQRTSSNSSSSSSPSSQGGSVERRGQSRQEASSSAAANREAKSKQEEGRESIRPSRPASYKKAIDEDLSALAKELRELRVEEGSRPPVKVTDYSSSSEDSESSDEDGESVGHDGTVAVSDIPRIMPAVQSSSESYGGLSEDSLGEPYGNSKDGTLVMREAEEKRRGGHAESNGFGNHGNHGNLPDLVRQSSSPTAVPTALQELGDMPEFGLAGSKASFTPFVDPRVYQTSPSDENENSAAAMFANELLRQEQARLNEARKISVVNVNPTNIRPHSDTPEIRKYKKRFNSEILCAALWGVNLLVGTENGLMLLDRSGQGKVYNLITRRRFLQMDVLEGLNVLVTISGKKNKLRVYYLSWLRNRILHNDPEVEKKQGWVTVGELEGCVHYKVVKYERIKFLVIALKNSVEIYAWAPKPYHKFMAFKSFAELQHRPQLVDLTVEEGQRLKVIYGSSVGFHVIDVDSGNPYDIYIPSHIQSQVTPHAIVVLPKTDGMEMLLCYEDEGVYVNTYGRITKDVVLQWGEMPTSVAYIHSNQIMGWGEKAIEIRSVETGHLDGVFMHKRAQRLKFLCERNDKVFFASVRSGGSSQVFFMTLNRNSMMNW, from the exons CTGGTCATGGAGTTCTGCGGCGCCGGCTCGGTGACGGATCTGATCAAGAACACCAAAGGCAACTCTCTGAAAGAGGAGTGGACGGCCTACATCTGCCGAGAGATCCTCAGG ggcCTGACTCATCTCCATCAGCACAAGGTCATCCACCGAGACATCAAGGGACAGAACGTCCTGCTGACAGAGAACGCCGAGGTCAAGCTAG TGGACTTTGGCGTTTCGGCCCAGCTGGACCGCACAGTGGGAAGGAGGAACACGTTTATCGGGACGCCGTATTGGATGGCGCCGGAGGTGATCGCCTGCGACGAGAACCCCGACGCAACGTACGACTTCAAG AGCGATTTATGGTCACTGGGCATCACGGCCATCGAGATGGCTGAAGGAGCTCCGC CGCTGTGCGACATGCACCCCATGAGAGCCCTCTTCCTCATCCCGCGAAATCCCGCGCCCCGCCTCAAGTCAAAGAAATG GTCCAAAAAGTTCCAGTTGTTCATCGAGAGCTGCCTGGTGAAGAGCCACGGCCAGCGGCCCAGCACGGAGCAGCTCCTCAAGCACCCGTTCATCAGGGACCTTCCCAACGAGAGGCAAATCCGCATCCAGCTCAAGGACCACATCGACCGCACCAAGAAGAAGCGAGGCGAGAGGG ACGAGACCGAGTACGAATACAGCGGCAGcgaggaagaggacgaggaAAGAGACACGGGCGAACCCAG CTCCATCATCAACATCCCCGGCGAGTCCACCCTGCGGCGCGACTTCCTGCGCCTGCAGCTGGCCAATAAGGAGCGCTCGGAGGCGCAGCGGCGGCAGCAGCTGGAGCAGCAGCAGAACGAGGAGCACAAGCGCCTCCTGCTGGCCGAGAGGCAGAAGCGCATCGAGGAGCAGAAGGAGCAGCGGCGGCGGCTGGAAGAG cagcagcagcgcgaGCGCGAGCTGAGGAAACAGCACGAAAGGGAGCAGAGGAGGCGTTACGAGGAAATGGAGCAGCTCCGTCGAGAGGAGGAACGCCGGCACGCCGAAAGAGAACAG GAGTATATCCGTAGGCAGCTGGAAGAGGAGCAGAGGCAGTTAGAGATTCTCCAGCAACAGCTTCTACAGGAACAGGCGCTACTGCTG GAGTACAAGCGCAAGCAGGTGGAAGAGCAGCGGCAGGCCGAGCGTCTGCAGAGGCAACTGCAGCAGGAGAGGGCCTACCTGGTGTCGCTGCAGCAACAGCAACAGGAGGGGCGGCAGGCGGAGAAGAAACGGCTCTACCACTTCAAAGATGTCGTTAATCCCAATGACAAGCCAGCCTGGGCTAAAGag GTGCCGCAGCAAGCGCAGGTTCAACGCGCTCACCCGCCCCGCTCGAACCTGCGCCATCACCAGTCATTCAACCAGCCACCTTCGTCCTCGTCCCCGGCCTCCCACGGCCAACCCCGAGCCCAAACCCCTAGACGCACGCCGTCCGTCGGCGCCCAGATCCTCTCCGGCCACGCCCCCCAGATCCGCATTGCGCTAGACCCCGGGGAGCCCCTCGACCCGGGGCTCAAGCAGGAGATAAGTCAGCAGGTCCGAGAGTTGAGAGCTCAGAATCGCAGTCAGAGGAAGCGCAGCCCGACCGCGGTAAAGGAAGACGGTAAGGCGCCTCCGCATACGGAGCCGCCCCGTAACACCGAGAAAGAACCTTGCGGCGCTGTGCGGCTCAGACAGTCCAAACCTGCCTCGGACCCTCGAGACCACCAGAAAGAAAAGCCCCCAGGCAGGCCCCTCTCTGCGCCCAATCACGCTGACATCTCCGATGTTGTTACTAAGGCCCCCGCGCAGGTCCAAAAACTG gtggAGGAGAGGTCTAAGATGAACAGACAAAGCTCTCCGGCAATGCAGCCCAAAGTGTCGAACCGGATCTCTGACCCTTCCCTCCCTCCCCGATCCGAGTCCTTCAGCAGCAGCGGTGGCATGCAGGCCGCCCGAACGCCACCCACCCACCGTCCCGTCGAAccccag ATGGCCCACCTCGTTCCAGTCAAGACGCACTCCAGCTCCATGTCGGGTTCTCAGTCCCTGCAGGACCAGACGGGATCCGCTCTGAGCGAGGGCGTGGGCTCCCCCAGGCCCGACATGCCCCGCCAGAACTCCGACCCGACTTCCGACACCCAAACTCCGCCGGTTCGCAGCGCTGAGCGGGACCGGGATCGCGATCGGGACAGGACGGCCTGGCAGAGAGAGGAAGACCTGCCGCCCAAGGTCCGAGAATCCCAGTCG ATCCCCCCGAGGACAACCTCCATCTCACCAGCCTTGGTCAGGAAGAACTCCCCCAATGGAGGCGTCGGTTTGGGACCTCGCACGGGGTCTCAGCTCATACGAGCAAG caACCCAGATCTGCGCCGTTCCGAGCTCTCGCTGGACGCCATGCTGCAAAGGACTTCCTCCAACTCGTCATCGTCGTCCTCGCCCTCGTCCCAGGGAGGCTCGGTCGAGAGGAGAG GTCAGAGCAGACAGGAAGCGTCATCGTCAGCCGCAGCCAATCGGGAGGCCAAATCCAAACAGGAGGAGGGCCGTGAATCAATCCGACCCAGCAGGCCCGCA AGCTATAAGAAAGCCATAGATGAG GACCTCAGCGCTCTGGCTAAGGAACTGCGagagttgagggtcgaggaagGGAGCCGGCCTCCGGTTAAG GTGACGGACTACTCATCGTCCAGCGAGGATTCCGAGAGCAGCGACGAGGACGGCGAGTCGGTGGGACACGACGGCACTGTGGCCGTTAGCGACATCCCTCGCATCAT GCCAGCCGTGCAAAGCAGCAGCGAGTCATACGGAGGACTGAGCGAGGACTCCCTGGGAGAGCCCTACGGGAACTCCAAGGACGGCACGCTGGTCATGAGAGAG GCCGAGGAGAAGAGGCGAGGCGGGCACGCCGAGAGCAACGGGTTTGGGAATCACGGTAACCACGGCAACCTGCCCGACCTGGTGCGACAGAGCAGCTCACCCACCGCCGTGCCCACCGCCCTGCAGGAGCTGGGAGACATGCCCGAG TTTGGGCTGGCTGGCTCCAAAGCGTCTTTCACCCCTTTCGTGGACCCTCGCGTCTACCAAACGTCCCCAAGTGACGAAAATGAGAACTCGGCAGCCG CCATGTTCGCCAATGAGCTGCTGCGGCAGGAGCAGGCCCGACTCAACGAAGCCAGGAAGATCTCGGTGGTCAACGTGAACCCCACCAACATCCGACCGCACAGCGACACGCCCGAGATCCGCAAGTACAAGAAGCGTTTCAACTCGGAGATCCTTTGCGCCGCGCTCTGGG GTGTGAATCTGCTGGTGGGGACGGAGAACGGCCTCATGCTGCTCGACCGAAGCGGCCAGGGAAAAGTTTACAATCTGATCACCAGGCGGCGTTTTCTTCAGATGGATGTGCTGGAGGGCCTCAACGTGCTCGTCACCATATCGG GGAAAAAGAACAAGCTGCGCGTTTACTACCTGTCGTGGCTGAGGAACCGAATACTGCACAACGACCCCGAAGTGGAGAAGAAGCAAGGCTGGGTCACCGTCGGGGAGCTGGAAGGATGCGTGCATTATAAAGTCG TTAAGTACGAGAGGATCAAGTTCCTGGTGATTGCGCTGAAGAACTCGGTGGAGATCTACGCCTGGGCTCCCAAGCCCTACCACAAGTTCATGGCCTTTAAG TCGTTCGCCGAGCTGCAGCACCGCCCTCAGCTCGTCGACCTGACGGTGGAGGAAGGCCAGAGGCTAAAGGTCATCTACGGCTCGAGCGTGGGCTTCCACGTCATCGACGTCGACTCGGGCAACCCGTACGACATCTACATCCCGTCGCAC ATCCAGAGCCAGGTGACGCCGCACGCCATCGTGGTGCTGCCCAAGACGGACGGCATGGAGATGCTGCTGTGCTACGAGGACGAGGGCGTCTACGTCAACACCTACGGCAGGATCACCAAAGACGTCGTGCTGCAGTGGGGGGAGATGCCCACCTCCGTTG CCTACATCCACTCCAATCAAATCATGGGCTGGGGCGAGAAAGCCATCGAGATTCGCTCAGTGGAGACGGGCCACCTGGATGGAGTCTTCATGCACAAGCGGGCCCAGAGACTCAAGTTCCTGTGCGAGCGCAATGACAAA GTGTTCTTCGCGTCGGTGCGCTCGGGAGGCAGCAGCCAAGTGTTCTTCATGACGCTCAACAGGAACTCCATGATGAACTGGTGA